The Pseudanabaena sp. ABRG5-3 genome includes the window AATTATAAGTTTGAGGTGTCCTGTCAAAAAAGTGTTCCTGAAGCAATCATCGCTTTTTTAGAATCAACGGATTTTGAAGATGCCATTCGGAATGCTGTATCCCTTGGTGGTGACAGTGACACGATCGCCGCAATTACTGGCAGCATCGCCGAAGCCTTTTATGGCGGTGTTCCCTATGCGATCGCGGTTCAAGCATGGAAAAAACTAGATCGGCAGATTCGGAATACGGTACTTGAGTTTAGTGGAACTTATAACTTGCCTTGCTATTTAAAATATTAGATGCCAAATAGGTAAAAAATCATGGATATCTATCTTAATCAGAAGCGGATTAAAGTTAATCCTAAAAATGCGATCGGCAAGGGTGGCGAAGCGGATATCTATGACCTCAAAAATGGCAAGGTTCTGAAACTATTTAAAACTGCCGATCATCCTGATTATCAGTTACTTCCTCAAGAACAATTAGCGGCTCAAGCGAGATTGTCGATCCATCAGCAAAAGTTGCCTGCGTTCCCACAAAATCTACCTGCGAGAGTGATTAAACCTGAAACTTTAGCCACAGATAAACAGGGAATGATCTTGGGCTATGCAATGCCATTTTTGCAAAATACAGTGCCACTTTTGAAATATAGCGATCGCAATTATCGCCAAACTAACGCCATCTCGCAGCAAGTTGTGACGAACTTATTTCGCGATTTGCATGAGACTGTCCTCAAAGTTCATCAAGCAAATGTGACGATTGGTGATTTTAATGATTTGAATTTATTAGTTTCTCAAAATCAAGTCTATCTCATTGATGCGGATTCCTTTCAGTTTGGACAATTTCCCTGTCAGGTATTTACGGCGCGATTTGTTGATCCGTTATTGTGCGATCGCCAAGCCAATCAACCAATTCTTACCAGTTCCCATAATCCTGATTCCGATTGGTACGCCTTCACGGTGATGTTGATGCAGAGCCTTCTCTATGTCGATCCCTATGGTGGCGTATACAAGCCCAAATCGCAAGCATCGCAAATCCCTCACAGTGCCAGACCACTACAAAGGATCACAATTTTTCATCCCGATGTGCGCTATCCGAAACCTGCAATTCCCTATAAAATTCTGTCCGATGATTTGCTACAGCATTTTCATAACTGCTTTGAAAAAGATTGGCGCGGAGTTTTTCCTAAACCACTACTCGAATCAATGCGTTGGAATAAATGCAATCAATGTGGAATCGAACATTTAAAGACTACTTGTCCAATTTGTGCGCCTTTAATTGCAATTCTCCCCTCTACCTCTGGGAGAGGGGCAGGGGGTGAGGGCAAACCCTGTAAAGTTATTCATATATTTCAAACTGAAGGCATAATCCTTAAAGTTGCTTTACAAAACAATTCTCTCAATTATCTCTATCACGATCACCATGAATTTAAGCGCGAAGATGGCGAAATATTACTATCAGGAGAACTCGATGCAAACATTAAATTTACACTCTTTGGTAAGTCCACCATCGTTACCAAACAAGGCAAAGCGATCGCACTCACACAAGGGCAACCACCGCAAGCGATCGCCACCGAACTACTTCGAGCTAATTCTTTTTCTCGCTATTGGATTGATCAAGGTCAATTACTCCGCGATGGCAAGCTAGGTAATGAATATATCGGTGACATTCTCGAAGGACAAACTCAGTTCTGGATTGATGAAACCTTTGGTTTTGGCTTCTATCGTGCTGGTGCAATCAGTGTTGCATTTACCTTTGATGCGAAGCGTTCAGGAATATGCGATCGCGTAAATATTCCCCCAATCCAAGGAGAACTAATCGATGCAAATTGCGTCTTTAGTAATGAACTCTGCTGGTTCTTCACCATCACCCAAGAGCAAGGCAAAATCATCCATCGTGTTTCTGTTTTGCGTCCTAATGGTGAATTAGTAGCAACTCTCGCAGGACAAAAAGGTGACATTGCATGGTTTATGAATATTCATGGAGGCAGTGCGATCGCTAATTGGCTATTCGTTCCTACTGATGAGGGTATCGCCAGAGTTGAGGTGCAGAATGGACAGATTATGATTACCAAAACTTTCCCTGAAACTGAACCCTACGTCGATAGTGGCTGTTCCCTCATAGTCACACCCCAAGGTATCTACACCATCCATTCCCAAAAGATTTTGCAGCTACAATTAGCTTAGAAGTTTAGGAGAAACACAATGCGAACAATTCAACTGGATGAAGAAACTAGCCGTGATCTGGACAAACTCTTATCTGATCAACAGATCACACCTGAAGAGCTAATCAAACAATTAATTCGCGATCGCTTGCAACAACCTCCAAAGCCGAAAACCGTGATGGAAAAACTACAAGAGTTGGAAAGTCAGCAAGGTGAGCCTCACCCCTTTCTCAATGAGCGTTCTGATTTATCGGATCGAGATGTGTGGAAACCAATGATCGCTCAACACCTAACCGAACAACAACAGAAAATTTCTGAACAATCATGAAATATCCTGCGATCCTCATTGACACTTCTGCTTTTGTTGCCTTTTACAACCAAGCAGATAAGAATCACTCTATAATGCGTAATTTTTTCTTGGAATGTGATAGCAAGTTAGTAACATCAACCAGTTGCATAACCGAAACGGTATGGATGTTAAGGTTCAACTATCGAGTCCAAAATGTATTCTTATCCACATTTTTGGCTGATATTTACATCCATGAATCTTTAACAAAGCAAGATCTAGCAAGAATTATGGAATTGAATGAAAAATATGCTGATCGCAGGGCTGACTTTGCTGATTTATCGCTAGTTGCTATTTCTGAAAGACTAGATATACCAGCGATCGCAACTTTTGACAAAGATTTCCAAGTATATCGCCGTTATCGTAATCAACCTTTTGTAAACGTTCTTGCCTAAAGTTTTAAAACAGGAAAACTCTAACCATGACTACTCAAATCTTGACTCAACTTCCTATCCCTGCATTCTTCGATCGCCACAAAGTCGGTTCAGTATGGCGCGTTCCTTACCAAGATCGGGCTAACCAAGCCGAAGCATGGGCGAAGCAGCATGGTATCACGCCTGCCGCAAAGGATCGCAAGAAAATTTGTTTGATGGCGATCGATGTGCAGAATACCTTTTGTATTCCTGATCACGAGCTATATGTCGGTGGTCGCTCTGGTACTGGTGCGATCGAAGATAATGTACGGCTGTGCGAATTCATCTATCGCAACTTGCACCACATCAGTGAAATTGCGCCCACGATGGACACCCATACCGCTATGCAAATCTTCCATCCCATTTTCTGGGTAAACGATGCAGGTGAACATCCAATTCCTAACGCTACATCGATCACTTTGGAAGATGTGCAGCAAGGCAAGTGGAAGGTAAATCCTGCGATCGCCTACAGTCTCGCTAAAGGTAACTACATGGCAATTCAGCGCCACGCCTTGCATTATGTGCAGAAACTCAGTGATGAAGGCAAGTTTCCACTTACGGTATGGGCTTATCACTCCATGCTCGGCGGTATTGGTCACGCGCTCGTATCCTCCGTTGAAGAAGCAATGTTTTTCCATAATATTGCTCGTCACAGTCAGACTAATTTCGAGATTAAAGGGGGTAATCCTCTCACCGAGAATTATTCCGTACTGCGTCCTGAAGTGATGGATGGAGCCGATGGCAGACCGATCGCGCAAAAGAATACGCGCTTCTTACAAAGGTTACTAGAATTTGATGCGGTGATCATCGCAGGACAAGCCAAGAGCCATTGTGTCGCATGGACTATTCAAGACTTGCTCAGCGAGATTCTTGCCCATGATCCTAAACTTGCGAAGAAAGTATATCTAATGGAAGATTGTACTTCGCCTGTAGTGGTTCCCAATGTTGTGGACTACACCGATCAAGCGGATGCAGCCTTTCAGCGATTTGCTAATGCAGGAATGCATCTTGTCAAATCAACTGACCCAATGGAAACTTGGACAGATCTCAACCTTGCTTAACGAGTTGTACTGCACTTCGCGCAGTACAACTCTCAATCAAATCCAGTTTTAGGAGGTGAATCCTATGATGAGTATCAATCTTGACTATGAAACAGAGAAATATCTAGTAGCAATCCTTGCGAAAGAAAATACAACTAGTTCAGAATTGATTGAACGTTTGCTTAGAGAATATTTAGAATCTATTCAACCTAAGAAAGGATTTTTTGGACGATTGTTATCTAGCTGAAATGGACACAAATCAAAAAGCATGAGGTCGATCTATGAACGCTTTACTCTCTTTCTATCGCGGCGAATCGGCAAACCCTGAAGGTCGCAAACTCGAAGATATTTGGATTTGGCAGCGCGATCGTCTTGAGAATGTCCATAACTACATTCAATGGCTATTTCCCCTCCCTGAACCGAGTCGATTTAACGCAACCGCTCCCCTTCTTGATGAAGAAGTGATTCAAGCTTTTTTATCTAACAAAGAACTTAGGAAGCGCCTATTTCGTTCCTTCAAACTGATGCTAGATTTTTACGGCTTGCAATGCGTAACCTCTAAAGAATTAGGAGTACAAATTAGCAAAGCCGCTAACTTCCACTCACGAAAACAGTTTTGGCTACGTCCCATGAATCACAATCATCTAAGAATTACTCGCATTCTCCGTAGTCTCACGCTCTTGGGGCTTAGAGCATATTCCAAATCTTTCCTGACTTGCTTGCAAGAACTTTATCAAGAAGATCCCAAAGCGATCGATCCCAAGACGATGGAATTTTGGGAAAAAGCAGTTTAAACAAGGAAAAAGGAGAAAGGAAAAAGGAAAAAACTTCCCTAATTGTCAATCAGCTAAAGGCTAAAAGCTAAGAGCTAAAAGCTAACCACCAATCACCAATCACCAATCACCAATTACCATGACTAACATCAACGATCTTTTTCAATCTGCTTTAGATGATGGAAGCCTTTCCAATGAATCTTTACAAGCACTTACTGTTTATGACCTCGGCGCACAAATTCAAGCAGGGCTTGGCATTCATGTTGATGATGTGATGTCTAGCGAAGTCGTACTTGTAACAATTATGCCCGATGATTCGGGATCGATTCAATACTCAGGAAACGCTCAGGCTGTGCGCGGCGGACATAACTCCGTCATCGATGCGCTGACATCTTCACAGCAACAAGATAATATTCTCATTCACAATCGCTATCTCAATGGCACGATTCTCTATCCTTACTGCCCGATCGCACAGGCGATCCGCATGGATTCCAAGAATTATACGCCCAATCAAGGTACACCACTGTATGATCAGACGGTAGTGCTATTGGGGACTGTATTAGCGAAGTCTCAGGAATTCTCGGATAATGGTGTGCCTGTTTGCACCGTAACCCTGATTATTACTGATGGTGATGATTGTCATTCGATGCGGCATACAGCCAAGGATGTAGCGGCGATCGCCCATGATATGTTGCGAATGGAAAATCACATTATTGCGGCAATGGGTATTGATGATAGCTCGACGGATTTTCGGAAAGTATTTAAAGAAATGGGAATTCGTGATGAATGGATTCTCACTCCTGCAAATAGTGATGGCGAAATCAGGAAAGCCTTTCAAGTCTTTTCGCAATCGGCAATGCGAGCAAGTCAGAGTGCAGCTAACTTTAATTCTCTTGGAGGATTTGGAGGATAGAAATATTGTATCAAAACAGGTCATTAAACTGACGTCAGTTCGACGAATGCGAAAAATGGTAAAAATCGCTTAGCGATTTTTACCATTTTTCGCCATTTGCGCCGCGCGGCGCGAAGCGCAAATGACTATATCTAACTCACGTTAAACTGCATAGCAGTTTAATGACCTGTTTTGGTGATAATGCGGTGATAAGTTAGGTGGGCGCAAGTAAATATAAAACCCCCAAAAGCTGTGGCGCACGCGCAGCGTGCGCCACAGCTTTTGGGGCTATTTTTTAATTATGCCTAGCTACTTATTAGCATTTTCAGCATTAGAACTAGAATTAGATTCAGAATAATGCTAGGACAACCGCATAAAAAAGCGAATGAAATGAAAGGATTTTTTATGCGGTTGTCCTGACAAAAACTAGAAGCAATACCACAACTCAATGCTTCTAGTTTTTGATTTTTTTTCTCAAACTTCCGCAGAATTGCTCTAGGCGATCGCGAAACAAATTCATAGACTCTAATCGATCTAGATATTGGAATCACCCATACCAAGCGCTGATCATCCTAAATTTGCATTGGGGATAAACCTATGAATTCTGTTTTAAGAAACTCAAGTTTTTTATTGCTTGTTAGTGTAGTTCTATGCTTTAGCAACCATATCAATACAGATGTCTATGCGGGTGAAGTACCTCAAAATATTCAACCCAAGCGTATTGCATCCAGTCAACAGGTTAAACAAGAAGAAATTAAGCAGAATCTCAATGAAAAATTGCTAATTGCGGCTCAAAATGGAAAGACTCCTGAGGTGCGATCGCTAATTTCCCAAGCTACCGATGTCAATGTCCGTGATGAATATGGGTGGACACCTTTATTATGGGCGGCAATGAATGGACATACCGATGTGGTGAGAGTTTTGCTAGCCGCAGGAGCAAATCCCAACACCCGTAATAAATATGGCTGGACTCCTCTTATGTGGGCAGCAGGTCAAGGCTATGGCGAAATCGTGCGATCGCTAATTGCCTCAGGCGCGAGACTTAATGCTCAAGATCGCAATGGCTGGACAGCAATCATGTGGGCATGGGATGGCAAACAGGAGGAGGCAGTAGCAATTTTGCGAAGTGCTACCCGTGAATAAAACAAGAGGGCAATACACTCTTGTTTTATACTTTTTTCAAAACAAATAAGTTTCCTTCATTGCCGCGACCAATTCGTAGATCTTGATCTAAATAAGTGGTTTCTAGCCAACCCTTCTGATCTTCTCGCTTAATTTGGAAGTCGATCGCTAATAATTTCTTGGGCGATCGCAAAGTATCGATAAAGCTATTGACATCCTGATAGCCCACCAAAGTCTGAGAGCCAGCCACTAAGCGCTCAAAATTCACCTTAACCCGTTTCTCATTTACTACAGAGAAATTGGCACAGACACTTACTAAACCGCCCAATAATGGCAAACCCTTAATTTCAGCAACATTAAAAATTTTGCCCTCAGCTACACGCAAGCACTGATAGATATTGCCTAGTTTATAAAGCGGAAAGCGATCAATCCCTAACAACTCTTGGCTCGTCGTAAATAGCAACAACCAATTGCCATCTAACAATTCAGGGCTTTGGGTTGGTGCAGGTGTAGGGTTTAACTCTTCGAGATAGGCAACCGCCGAAAAAATTGCTTTGCGCTGATCCTCAGTCATATTCAAGCCGCGATTCACAGGGGCGATCGCATTGAGGAGATTTGCTTTGCGAGTAGTACTAGTCATATGCCTATTCTACAAAAAAAGAGATATCGCTAAGCGATATCTCTTTTTTTATGATAAATAACGACAAGTCGTTGATTATCCTTGACGAGCTTTGAACTTTGGGTTTGTCTTACAAATGACATAGATTCTGCCGCGACGACGTACAACCTTGCAGTCCTTATGGCGAGTTTTTGCCGATCTGAGGGAGCTAACAACTTTCATGGATTAATCCCTAACGTTTACTTATGATGAAAAATTTTCACACGGCTTTTAATTTTAACATGATTTTGGGCGTAAATCTTAAAACCTGAAC containing:
- a CDS encoding type II toxin-antitoxin system VapC family toxin → MKYPAILIDTSAFVAFYNQADKNHSIMRNFFLECDSKLVTSTSCITETVWMLRFNYRVQNVFLSTFLADIYIHESLTKQDLARIMELNEKYADRRADFADLSLVAISERLDIPAIATFDKDFQVYRRYRNQPFVNVLA
- a CDS encoding isochorismatase, which gives rise to MTTQILTQLPIPAFFDRHKVGSVWRVPYQDRANQAEAWAKQHGITPAAKDRKKICLMAIDVQNTFCIPDHELYVGGRSGTGAIEDNVRLCEFIYRNLHHISEIAPTMDTHTAMQIFHPIFWVNDAGEHPIPNATSITLEDVQQGKWKVNPAIAYSLAKGNYMAIQRHALHYVQKLSDEGKFPLTVWAYHSMLGGIGHALVSSVEEAMFFHNIARHSQTNFEIKGGNPLTENYSVLRPEVMDGADGRPIAQKNTRFLQRLLEFDAVIIAGQAKSHCVAWTIQDLLSEILAHDPKLAKKVYLMEDCTSPVVVPNVVDYTDQADAAFQRFANAGMHLVKSTDPMETWTDLNLA
- a CDS encoding opioid growth factor receptor-related protein produces the protein MNALLSFYRGESANPEGRKLEDIWIWQRDRLENVHNYIQWLFPLPEPSRFNATAPLLDEEVIQAFLSNKELRKRLFRSFKLMLDFYGLQCVTSKELGVQISKAANFHSRKQFWLRPMNHNHLRITRILRSLTLLGLRAYSKSFLTCLQELYQEDPKAIDPKTMEFWEKAV
- a CDS encoding ankyrin repeat domain-containing protein yields the protein MNSVLRNSSFLLLVSVVLCFSNHINTDVYAGEVPQNIQPKRIASSQQVKQEEIKQNLNEKLLIAAQNGKTPEVRSLISQATDVNVRDEYGWTPLLWAAMNGHTDVVRVLLAAGANPNTRNKYGWTPLMWAAGQGYGEIVRSLIASGARLNAQDRNGWTAIMWAWDGKQEEAVAILRSATRE
- a CDS encoding PAP/fibrillin family protein; this translates as MTSTTRKANLLNAIAPVNRGLNMTEDQRKAIFSAVAYLEELNPTPAPTQSPELLDGNWLLLFTTSQELLGIDRFPLYKLGNIYQCLRVAEGKIFNVAEIKGLPLLGGLVSVCANFSVVNEKRVKVNFERLVAGSQTLVGYQDVNSFIDTLRSPKKLLAIDFQIKREDQKGWLETTYLDQDLRIGRGNEGNLFVLKKV
- the ykgO gene encoding type B 50S ribosomal protein L36, whose translation is MKVVSSLRSAKTRHKDCKVVRRRGRIYVICKTNPKFKARQG